In Streptomyces sp. NBC_00878, a single window of DNA contains:
- a CDS encoding DEAD/DEAH box helicase, producing the protein MAEGAEGEGAVDSPVPAGRKARAVVGRGERLHGLARGVLGDHARALDLVRTALAPVLAELVAQELEGIPVSRLKDVTEGRLRLGAVEAAGLGSVRAVFDASRYELRQIPGVGAQTADQALAAARQIARAVEETVSVRIDVDHPEPRTTALVIALRRLVEAGPELRRAVDAAVELDRGLTSLLPAARPATGRLRMALTGRARRESALAAVAELRALTADALAKGVPMLLTQASTDLLRESASDVEAWVDFELRSPEYYSQLAEIAGSAPDVEAAEGFLPAEVADRVHAQGLDDTHRRVSLRGYQSFGARFALAQRRVVLGDEMGLGKTVQAIAVLAHLAADGHTHFLVVCPASVLINWTREIRSRSTLRAVPVHGPDRQDAYAEWRQRGGVAVTTFDVLHSLPDPAQGAQGGKSVKGARSERGVKGPAGVPATPAAPAALVVDEAHYVKNPDARRSRAVALWTDRCERVLFLTGTPMENRVEEFRTLVRYLQPELVPAIQGSDAVAGPHTFRRSVAPAYLRRNQQDVLTELPALVQVDEWEELSAADQDAYREAVAAGNFMAMRRAAYAHAEKSAKLQRLRELVAEAAANDLKVVVFSYFRDVLATVQQAVGEGVLGPLAGGVPATRRQQLVDEFTAAPGHAVLLCQIEAGGVGLNLQAASVVILCEPQVKPTLEHQAVARAHRMGQVRSVQVHRLLATDSVDDRLLRILENKARLFDAYARRSDVAEATPDAVDVSDGTIARRIVEEEQQRLAVPGGGAPRGE; encoded by the coding sequence ATGGCGGAGGGTGCGGAGGGCGAGGGAGCGGTCGACAGCCCCGTACCGGCGGGGCGGAAGGCCCGTGCGGTCGTCGGGCGGGGCGAGCGGCTGCACGGGCTCGCGCGAGGGGTGCTCGGCGATCACGCACGGGCGCTCGACCTGGTGCGTACGGCCCTCGCGCCGGTCCTCGCCGAGCTGGTCGCCCAGGAGCTGGAGGGCATCCCGGTCTCACGCCTGAAGGACGTCACCGAGGGGCGGCTCAGGCTCGGGGCCGTCGAGGCGGCGGGGCTCGGGTCGGTGCGGGCCGTGTTCGACGCGAGCCGGTACGAGCTGCGGCAGATACCGGGCGTCGGCGCCCAGACCGCCGACCAGGCACTCGCCGCGGCCCGGCAGATCGCCCGCGCGGTCGAGGAGACCGTGTCCGTACGGATCGACGTGGACCACCCCGAGCCGCGGACCACCGCCCTCGTCATCGCGCTGCGCCGGCTCGTCGAGGCCGGACCCGAGCTGCGCCGGGCCGTGGACGCCGCCGTGGAGCTCGACCGCGGGCTCACGTCGCTTCTCCCGGCGGCCCGGCCGGCCACCGGGCGGCTGCGGATGGCCCTGACGGGCCGGGCCAGGCGGGAGAGCGCACTCGCCGCCGTCGCGGAACTCCGCGCACTGACGGCCGACGCCCTCGCCAAGGGCGTACCGATGCTGCTCACACAGGCCTCCACCGACCTGCTGCGGGAGTCCGCGTCCGACGTCGAGGCGTGGGTGGACTTCGAGCTGCGGTCCCCGGAGTACTACAGCCAGCTCGCCGAGATCGCGGGGAGCGCGCCCGATGTCGAGGCCGCCGAGGGGTTCCTGCCGGCCGAGGTCGCGGACCGGGTGCACGCGCAGGGGCTCGACGACACCCACCGCCGGGTCTCGCTCCGCGGATACCAGTCCTTCGGCGCGCGGTTCGCGCTCGCCCAGCGCAGAGTGGTCCTCGGTGACGAGATGGGGCTCGGCAAGACCGTCCAGGCCATCGCCGTGCTCGCGCATCTCGCCGCCGACGGGCACACCCACTTCCTGGTGGTGTGCCCGGCGAGCGTACTGATCAACTGGACGCGCGAGATCCGCTCCCGCAGCACCCTGCGCGCGGTGCCCGTGCACGGCCCCGACCGGCAGGACGCGTACGCCGAGTGGCGGCAGCGCGGTGGCGTGGCGGTCACCACCTTCGACGTACTCCACAGCCTGCCGGACCCGGCGCAGGGCGCGCAGGGCGGGAAGAGTGTGAAGGGGGCGAGGAGCGAGAGGGGTGTGAAGGGCCCGGCAGGAGTCCCCGCCACCCCCGCTGCCCCGGCGGCGCTCGTCGTGGACGAGGCCCATTACGTCAAGAACCCCGACGCCCGTCGCTCCCGCGCCGTCGCGCTCTGGACCGACCGGTGCGAGCGTGTCCTGTTCCTGACCGGTACGCCGATGGAGAACCGCGTCGAGGAGTTCCGCACCCTCGTCCGCTACCTCCAGCCCGAGCTGGTGCCCGCCATCCAGGGCAGTGACGCCGTCGCGGGCCCGCACACGTTCCGCAGATCCGTCGCCCCCGCCTATCTGCGGCGCAACCAGCAGGATGTGCTCACCGAACTGCCCGCGCTGGTCCAGGTCGACGAGTGGGAGGAGCTCAGCGCCGCCGACCAGGACGCCTACCGCGAGGCCGTCGCCGCCGGGAACTTCATGGCGATGCGCAGAGCCGCGTACGCGCACGCCGAGAAGTCGGCGAAGCTCCAGCGGCTGCGCGAACTCGTCGCGGAGGCCGCCGCGAACGACCTGAAGGTGGTCGTCTTCTCCTACTTCCGGGACGTCCTTGCCACGGTCCAACAGGCCGTAGGGGAAGGCGTGTTGGGACCCCTCGCGGGCGGGGTGCCCGCCACCCGGCGACAGCAGCTCGTCGACGAGTTCACGGCCGCGCCCGGTCATGCCGTGCTGCTCTGCCAGATCGAGGCGGGCGGCGTCGGCCTCAACCTCCAGGCCGCGTCCGTCGTGATCCTCTGCGAGCCCCAGGTCAAGCCGACCCTGGAGCACCAGGCTGTCGCCCGGGCCCACCGCATGGGCCAGGTCCGTTCCGTCCAGGTGCACCGGCTGCTCGCGACGGACAGCGTGGACGACCGGCTGCTGCGGATCCTGGAGAACAAGGCCCGCCTCTTCGACGCGTACGCCCGCCGCAGTGACGTCGCGGAGGCGACGCCGGATGCCGTCGATGTCTCGGACGGCACGATCGCTCGTCGGATCGTGGAGGAGGAACAGCAGCGGCTGGCCGTCCCCGGCGGGGGCGCTCCGCGGGGGGAGTAG
- a CDS encoding helix-turn-helix transcriptional regulator, whose product MTIEHNAFGTELRRRRIAAGLSLGELARKVHCSRSFLSRVETGLRRASVELAQLCDQVLDAKGALTGLAPPSLDSLPKAVRSGPGRRAAGPAGGSERRSAEAQRRHEFDRLLRRGDLSHTTGDMREADRHYRAAHRSAEGDPRARAEAVIRMARRWSDPGQVDHALLHLIRDSLAALQGDGGAEAAGLRLRLTAHLAKKVSMAVSEDTAAGRTGPEEGARLADDALSRLPKDGRDDEVRCEVLTECRWARYDFTPAADALSLSQQLHDAAVRHDSAYFRGEALMALVIDQLRTGRVYSAMATASQYRKYAADTRSALAIWQRHTLDALLDLWHGRFEGAADWILGESPKYIERLRADLAVPADNLRQTRLGQAFWLLREQGRMAELFASDLAEDVERHGYFPIWRAGLALALCETGQHAEGADLLVGFAADTAAFSRFPPSGWAVPTLVVLAEVCAALDVQGGYEAQLREVLPGLRERLAPHDGQQIALAGWPTVLVGSTARACGLLALAAGEPETALAHFRQAAVPARSSQPELARLRLARARALRGVAGPGNAALAQRLLEEALRSAEAYGMSGLAAQCRPLLETTDRT is encoded by the coding sequence ATGACGATCGAGCACAACGCGTTCGGTACCGAGTTACGCCGACGCCGTATCGCAGCAGGGCTTTCGCTGGGTGAGCTGGCACGCAAGGTGCACTGCAGCCGCAGCTTCCTGAGCCGGGTCGAGACCGGTCTGCGTCGGGCGTCCGTCGAGCTGGCACAGCTGTGCGACCAAGTGCTGGATGCCAAGGGGGCGTTGACCGGCCTGGCGCCGCCGAGCCTCGACTCCTTGCCGAAGGCGGTCCGGAGCGGGCCCGGCAGACGGGCGGCCGGACCGGCCGGAGGAAGCGAGAGACGGTCGGCGGAAGCCCAGCGGCGCCACGAGTTCGACCGGCTGCTCAGACGCGGCGATCTGAGCCACACCACCGGCGACATGCGGGAGGCCGACCGCCACTACCGGGCCGCGCACCGCAGTGCCGAAGGGGATCCGCGGGCCCGGGCCGAGGCCGTCATCAGGATGGCCCGCCGCTGGTCCGACCCCGGACAGGTCGACCACGCACTGCTCCATCTCATCAGGGACAGCCTGGCCGCGTTACAGGGCGACGGCGGAGCCGAGGCGGCCGGCCTGCGGCTGCGCCTCACCGCCCACCTGGCGAAGAAGGTGTCCATGGCGGTCAGCGAGGACACCGCGGCAGGCCGGACGGGCCCCGAGGAAGGGGCGAGGCTGGCCGACGACGCGCTGAGCCGATTACCGAAGGACGGCCGGGACGACGAGGTGCGCTGCGAAGTGCTCACCGAATGCCGCTGGGCGAGATACGACTTCACGCCCGCCGCCGACGCCCTGTCGCTGTCCCAGCAGTTGCACGACGCCGCGGTCCGCCACGACTCCGCCTACTTCCGCGGCGAGGCCCTCATGGCCCTCGTCATCGACCAGCTGCGCACCGGCAGGGTCTACAGCGCGATGGCCACCGCGAGCCAGTACCGCAAGTACGCCGCCGACACCCGCAGCGCCCTCGCCATCTGGCAGCGGCACACCCTGGACGCCCTGCTCGACCTGTGGCACGGCAGGTTCGAAGGGGCGGCGGACTGGATTCTCGGCGAGTCGCCGAAGTACATCGAGCGCCTGCGGGCCGATCTCGCGGTGCCCGCCGACAACCTGCGCCAGACCCGCCTCGGCCAGGCCTTCTGGCTGCTGCGCGAACAGGGCCGGATGGCGGAGCTGTTCGCCTCCGACCTGGCCGAGGACGTCGAACGGCACGGCTACTTCCCCATCTGGCGGGCCGGTCTCGCGCTCGCCCTCTGCGAGACGGGGCAGCACGCCGAGGGAGCGGACCTGCTGGTGGGCTTCGCCGCGGACACCGCGGCCTTCAGCCGGTTCCCGCCCTCCGGCTGGGCCGTGCCCACGCTGGTCGTACTCGCCGAGGTCTGTGCCGCCCTGGACGTCCAGGGCGGATACGAGGCCCAGTTGAGGGAGGTGCTCCCGGGACTGCGCGAGCGGTTGGCGCCGCACGACGGACAGCAGATCGCGCTCGCCGGCTGGCCCACCGTGCTGGTCGGCTCGACCGCGCGGGCCTGCGGACTGCTGGCCCTGGCCGCCGGCGAACCGGAGACCGCCCTCGCCCACTTCCGGCAGGCCGCCGTGCCGGCCCGCTCGTCGCAGCCGGAACTCGCCCGCCTCAGGCTGGCCCGGGCCCGTGCGCTGCGCGGCGTCGCCGGCCCCGGGAACGCCGCCCTCGCCCAGCGTCTCCTGGAGGAGGCGCTGCGCAGCGCGGAGGCGTACGGAATGTCGGGGCTCGCGGCGCAGTGCCGCCCGCTGCTGGAGACCACCGACCGAACCTGA
- a CDS encoding rhomboid family intramembrane serine protease — protein sequence MAYRPYDVTLPAPASRGERAKSAALVTGGWVALLWVLEAIDAATGHALDTFGITPREFGELRDIVPAAFVHFGFDHLAANSVPLLLLGFLAALSGIRRFLAVVTVTVLVSGLGVWLTAPEHSVTAGASGVVFGLFGYLLVRGFVDRRIGDVVIGLLVGAVYGSILWGVLPTTAGVSWQGHLFGLIGGVAAAFAFRRPRAAHV from the coding sequence ATGGCGTACCGACCGTACGACGTGACCCTTCCCGCACCGGCTTCGCGCGGTGAGCGGGCCAAGAGCGCCGCCCTGGTGACGGGTGGCTGGGTCGCCCTGCTGTGGGTCCTTGAGGCCATCGACGCGGCCACCGGCCACGCACTGGACACGTTCGGCATCACCCCGCGCGAGTTCGGCGAGCTGCGCGACATCGTGCCCGCCGCCTTCGTGCACTTCGGCTTCGACCATCTCGCGGCGAACAGCGTGCCGCTGCTCCTCCTCGGCTTCCTCGCCGCGCTGTCCGGCATCCGCCGCTTCCTGGCTGTCGTCACCGTGACCGTCCTCGTCAGTGGTCTGGGCGTCTGGCTCACCGCACCCGAACACTCCGTCACCGCGGGCGCGTCCGGCGTCGTCTTCGGTCTCTTCGGGTATCTGCTCGTCCGCGGCTTCGTGGACCGCCGGATCGGTGACGTGGTCATAGGACTCCTCGTCGGCGCGGTCTACGGCTCGATCCTGTGGGGCGTACTGCCGACGACGGCCGGCGTCAGCTGGCAGGGACACCTCTTCGGACTCATCGGCGGGGTGGCCGCGGCCTTCGCGTTCCGACGCCCTCGCGCCGCCCACGTATAG
- a CDS encoding serine hydrolase, giving the protein MRRTTRSRRLFAAALLVASVLAPMTAIPATAVHAVNVHAAGVDRCDKGECPSPGLGPELTARLDKAVDDVRREANIPGVIVGLWMPGEGSYVRATGVADTATREPMTTDPFMRIGSETKTFTVTALLKLVDDRRIRLDDPISRYVEGVPGGRRITLRHLAEMRSGLFPYSADPDFAKDLLGDPSRSFTPREVLAYGFKHPNTFKPGQEFQYSNSNLVLLGLVIEKVGGQRLADFIDRQVLRPARLRHTLFPKGAEFPEPHARGYTNQTLSGEIEDSTDWNPSWAWAAGAMISDLHDLRRWARIVATGTLLSPQTQRERLKMLPTGFPGTNYGLGIFESDGWIGHNGSIPGYESVTVYLPSKKATLVVLVNTDVPHEGQEPSSLLARAITAIATPGNVYDRPVPPR; this is encoded by the coding sequence ATGCGACGTACCACCCGCTCCCGCCGTCTGTTCGCCGCAGCGCTGCTCGTGGCGTCGGTGCTGGCCCCGATGACGGCGATTCCCGCCACGGCCGTCCACGCCGTGAACGTCCATGCCGCCGGCGTCGACCGCTGTGACAAGGGCGAGTGCCCGTCCCCGGGGCTCGGTCCCGAGCTGACCGCCCGGCTGGACAAGGCCGTCGACGACGTCCGCCGGGAGGCGAACATCCCCGGCGTCATCGTCGGGCTGTGGATGCCGGGCGAGGGAAGCTACGTCCGCGCGACCGGAGTCGCCGACACCGCCACCCGCGAGCCGATGACCACCGACCCGTTCATGCGGATCGGCAGCGAGACGAAGACCTTCACGGTCACCGCGCTTCTCAAGCTCGTCGACGACCGCCGGATCCGGCTGGACGACCCGATCTCCAGGTACGTCGAGGGGGTGCCGGGCGGTCGCCGGATCACGCTGCGCCATCTCGCCGAGATGCGCAGCGGCCTGTTCCCGTACAGCGCCGACCCGGACTTCGCGAAGGACCTGTTGGGCGATCCGAGTCGGTCGTTCACCCCGCGGGAGGTGCTCGCGTACGGCTTCAAGCACCCGAACACCTTCAAGCCGGGGCAGGAGTTCCAGTACTCCAACAGCAACCTCGTCCTCCTCGGCCTGGTGATCGAGAAGGTCGGCGGTCAGCGCCTCGCCGACTTCATCGACAGGCAGGTGCTCCGCCCGGCCCGTCTGCGCCACACACTGTTCCCCAAGGGCGCCGAGTTCCCCGAACCGCACGCGCGCGGCTACACCAACCAGACCCTGAGCGGCGAGATCGAGGACTCCACGGACTGGAATCCCAGTTGGGCCTGGGCGGCCGGGGCGATGATCTCGGACCTGCACGACCTGCGCCGCTGGGCCAGGATCGTCGCGACGGGGACGCTGCTCAGCCCACAAACCCAGCGGGAACGGCTCAAGATGCTGCCGACCGGCTTCCCCGGCACGAACTACGGCCTGGGCATCTTCGAGTCCGACGGCTGGATCGGACACAACGGCTCCATCCCGGGCTACGAGAGCGTGACCGTCTACCTCCCGTCGAAGAAGGCCACGTTGGTGGTCCTCGTCAACACGGACGTCCCCCACGAGGGCCAGGAGCCGTCCTCACTCCTCGCCCGCGCGATCACCGCGATCGCGACCCCGGGCAACGTGTACGACCGGCCGGTACCGCCGCGCTAG
- a CDS encoding MAB_1171c family putative transporter codes for MTTVVLILLWAVAIWRAPSAVRSSKQRTLWVAFAALTLAMTLRTPAVMHAIDSGTGVNNLSTLLKQYLGITASGAVLEFVYVIARPQSRTGVRRRMFAAGATMAVLTVLFAFVPRRSEAEDFFDSSAGSVPATAYLLVWLAYLGTAMAMATWLFWGSSRHAGAGWLRTGLRLLGAGTAAGVAYALSRAVYLVLRLTEVAGPGSDADASTVTDAMKHAAIGLILVGSSVPAVGVAWRAARHWRYLRALRPLWQDLTGAVPEVVLGEELRRRELRMRLHRRVVEIRDAILALQPYVSAAQRDAAEAAAPAARRDIAEACWIETARRAKLAGRAPADAVQRRGVGSAGDDAALDLEVEAQWLRRIEAARAGNTVREFVRTHGTDSAHGTQNTHGTDSPHSTDGTPTPECSDSSHRSAQQKAHQ; via the coding sequence ATGACCACCGTGGTTCTGATCCTGCTGTGGGCGGTCGCCATCTGGCGGGCCCCCTCGGCCGTACGGTCGTCGAAGCAGCGCACCCTGTGGGTCGCCTTCGCCGCGCTGACGCTCGCCATGACCCTGCGTACCCCGGCCGTCATGCACGCCATCGACAGCGGCACCGGCGTCAACAATCTGTCGACCCTGCTCAAGCAGTACCTCGGCATCACGGCGTCGGGCGCGGTCCTGGAGTTCGTGTACGTCATCGCCCGGCCTCAGAGCCGTACCGGAGTACGGCGTCGGATGTTCGCCGCCGGGGCGACCATGGCCGTGCTGACCGTACTGTTCGCCTTCGTGCCGCGCCGGAGCGAAGCCGAGGACTTCTTCGACAGCAGCGCCGGATCCGTCCCCGCCACCGCCTACCTGCTCGTCTGGCTCGCCTACCTGGGTACGGCGATGGCCATGGCCACCTGGCTCTTCTGGGGTTCCAGTCGCCACGCGGGCGCGGGCTGGCTGCGCACCGGCCTGCGGCTGCTCGGCGCGGGCACGGCGGCCGGGGTGGCGTACGCGCTGTCCCGCGCCGTCTACCTCGTGCTGCGCCTCACCGAGGTGGCAGGGCCCGGCAGTGACGCGGACGCGAGCACGGTCACCGACGCGATGAAGCACGCCGCCATCGGCCTGATCCTCGTCGGCAGTTCCGTCCCTGCCGTCGGAGTGGCCTGGCGGGCGGCCCGGCACTGGCGGTACCTGCGCGCGCTGCGCCCCCTCTGGCAGGACCTGACCGGGGCCGTTCCCGAGGTCGTACTGGGCGAGGAGTTGCGGCGCCGGGAGCTACGGATGCGGCTGCACCGCCGAGTCGTGGAGATCCGCGATGCGATCCTCGCCCTCCAGCCGTACGTCTCGGCCGCCCAGCGGGACGCCGCCGAGGCCGCCGCGCCCGCCGCCCGGCGGGACATCGCGGAGGCCTGCTGGATCGAGACCGCCCGCCGCGCCAAGCTCGCGGGCCGAGCCCCGGCCGACGCCGTCCAGCGCCGCGGCGTCGGCTCCGCCGGCGATGACGCCGCCCTCGACCTCGAAGTCGAGGCCCAATGGCTGCGGCGGATCGAGGCAGCCCGAGCCGGCAACACCGTACGAGAGTTCGTCCGCACGCACGGCACCGACAGCGCGCACGGCACGCAGAACACGCACGGCACTGACAGCCCCCACAGCACCGACGGAACCCCCACCCCCGAGTGCTCCGACAGCAGCCACCGCTCCGCCCAGCAGAAAGCCCACCAGTGA
- a CDS encoding helix-turn-helix domain-containing protein, translated as MESRNPASGRTIAQKLDHLIGTIHPADRGPLSYMEIAEGIRTKAGPDGPTVSHATIQKIRKGEIVDPKVSTLTVIAGFFGVPVTYFFDDAVAERVDAKLARIKERVELTRAQRELVKILEDGEVRDVALRMNGLSAGSIQAIRGVIDQARRLEGLPEPPPGGARDTKS; from the coding sequence GTGGAGAGCCGGAATCCGGCGAGCGGGCGCACCATCGCCCAGAAGCTCGACCACCTGATCGGCACCATCCATCCCGCGGACCGGGGCCCGCTCAGCTATATGGAGATCGCCGAGGGGATCCGTACGAAGGCCGGGCCGGACGGGCCGACGGTGTCGCATGCCACGATCCAGAAGATCCGCAAGGGCGAGATCGTGGATCCGAAGGTCAGTACCCTCACCGTGATCGCGGGCTTCTTCGGTGTCCCGGTGACCTACTTCTTCGACGACGCGGTGGCCGAGCGGGTCGACGCCAAGCTCGCCCGGATCAAGGAGCGGGTGGAGCTGACCCGGGCTCAGCGGGAGTTGGTGAAGATCCTGGAGGACGGCGAGGTGCGGGACGTCGCGCTGCGCATGAACGGCCTGTCGGCCGGCAGTATCCAGGCGATCCGCGGCGTGATCGACCAGGCGCGCAGGCTGGAGGGGCTGCCGGAGCCACCGCCCGGCGGGGCGCGGGACACGAAGTCCTGA
- a CDS encoding SRPBCC family protein, translated as MSRTDRASRVIAAPPATVYGALLDRASLEAWLPPEGMRGRVERWDPRPGGGFRMVLTYLDPTDSPGKTSDATDVVDVGFADLVPSERVVQRAVFEADDPSYAGTMTMTWSLAAAGDGTEVTVTATDVPVGIDQADHEAGIASSLANLASYVEAAG; from the coding sequence ATGAGTAGGACCGACCGCGCCAGCCGGGTGATCGCGGCACCACCGGCGACTGTCTACGGCGCGCTCCTCGACCGGGCGTCGCTGGAGGCCTGGCTGCCGCCGGAGGGTATGCGCGGGCGGGTCGAGCGGTGGGATCCCCGGCCCGGTGGCGGGTTCCGGATGGTGCTCACCTACCTCGACCCCACCGACAGCCCCGGCAAGACCTCGGATGCGACGGATGTCGTCGACGTCGGGTTCGCCGATCTGGTGCCATCGGAACGCGTGGTGCAGCGGGCGGTGTTCGAGGCCGACGACCCGTCGTACGCGGGCACCATGACGATGACCTGGTCCCTCGCTGCCGCCGGGGACGGAACCGAGGTGACCGTGACCGCCACGGACGTACCAGTCGGCATCGATCAGGCGGACCACGAGGCGGGGATCGCCTCGTCGCTGGCCAACCTGGCGTCGTATGTCGAGGCGGCGGGCTGA